The Anabaena sp. WA102 genome contains a region encoding:
- a CDS encoding zinc-dependent alcohol dehydrogenase family protein, which produces MKAILMTAVGKPEVLELQEVPQPIPTNKEILVKIFAAGVNPIDTKLRQRGTFFPEQMPTILGCDGAGIVEAVGNDVQKFGVGDEVYFCYGGLGASPGNYAEYIIVDERCVALKPKSVSFAEAAAAPLVLITAWEALYERGRLEPGEKVLVHAGAGGVGHVAIQLAKLKGAEVATTVSSREKANFVTQLGADKVIFYKETDFVASVLDWTNGEGADLVFDTVGGDTLEKSFPAVRLYGDIVTILEPKANTVWKVARNRNLRIGLELMLTPLLLENMESLTHHGDILQACANWIDAGKLKIEVSQTFPLASAAKAHALVETGSVLGKVVLLN; this is translated from the coding sequence ATGAAAGCAATATTAATGACCGCAGTAGGTAAACCAGAAGTTTTAGAACTACAAGAAGTTCCTCAACCTATACCAACAAATAAAGAAATTCTAGTAAAAATTTTCGCTGCCGGTGTTAATCCCATTGATACTAAATTACGTCAGCGGGGGACATTTTTCCCGGAACAAATGCCAACTATTTTAGGATGTGATGGTGCAGGTATAGTAGAAGCTGTGGGTAATGATGTCCAAAAATTTGGCGTTGGTGATGAAGTATATTTTTGCTATGGTGGTTTGGGTGCAAGTCCAGGAAATTATGCTGAATATATCATTGTTGATGAAAGATGTGTGGCATTGAAACCCAAATCTGTTTCTTTTGCAGAAGCAGCAGCAGCACCTCTGGTTTTAATTACTGCTTGGGAAGCTTTATATGAACGGGGAAGACTTGAACCAGGAGAAAAGGTATTAGTTCATGCTGGTGCGGGTGGTGTTGGTCATGTGGCTATTCAGTTGGCTAAACTCAAAGGTGCTGAAGTAGCGACTACGGTGAGTTCACGAGAAAAGGCTAATTTTGTCACTCAACTTGGTGCTGATAAGGTGATTTTTTACAAAGAAACTGATTTTGTCGCATCTGTATTAGATTGGACTAATGGTGAAGGCGCAGATTTAGTTTTTGATACTGTGGGTGGTGATACCTTGGAAAAATCTTTTCCCGCAGTGCGACTTTATGGCGATATTGTGACTATTCTAGAACCAAAAGCTAACACTGTTTGGAAAGTTGCTAGAAACAGAAATCTCCGCATTGGTTTAGAACTAATGCTAACACCGTTGTTGTTAGAAAATATGGAATCGTTAACACATCATGGGGATATTTTACAAGCATGTGCTAATTGGATAGATGCAGGGAAGTTAAAAATCGAAGTTAGTCAGACCTTCCCTTTAGCCTCAGCAGCAAAAGCACACGCTTTAGTGGAAACTGGTTCTGTCCTGGGTAAGGTTGTTTTATTGAATTAA
- the modB gene encoding molybdate ABC transporter permease subunit has protein sequence MPQDLSPLWISLKTALLATFITFFLGIFAAYWMLGYRGKGKSLIEGIFVAPLILPPTVVGFLLLIFFGKNGPVGKLLEPFNTTVIFTWYGGAIAAIVVSFPLMYKTALAAFSQIDTNLLRVARTLGAKELTIFWRISLPLAFPGIIAATTLAFARALGEFGATLMLAGNIPGQTQTIPMAIYFAVEAGAMNEAWFWSITMMIISLSGIILANFWQELAYKSRLTKPSQNQIELANKSSLLLEDSSPNGLFLDIDKRLANFHLQVTLNTDNQPLGLLGGSGAGKSMILRCIAGIETPNKGKIVLNNRVLFDSEKKIDLPIHQRRIGFLFQNYALFPHITVAENIAFGIPKSVNVKEEVEKQLITMQLQGFGDRYPHQLSGGQQQRVALARALASKPEALLLDEPFSALDTHLRSQLEQQVTEILDDYSGVTLFVTHNMEEAYRLCPNLLVLEQGKEAHHGSKYEIFQHPASINVAQLTGCKNFSRASILSPQQIEAIDWDCTLQVREKMPSGLSHVGIRAHHLIFTKDPQKVNTFPCYLVRTSETPHRMTVFLKLHSFGNHPHDYHLQGEIYKEKWENIQNQPFPWYVQLEPSQLLLMD, from the coding sequence ATGCCACAGGATTTATCACCGCTTTGGATATCGTTAAAAACGGCTTTATTAGCAACATTTATCACTTTCTTTTTGGGTATATTTGCTGCTTATTGGATGTTGGGATATCGTGGTAAAGGTAAATCCTTAATTGAGGGGATATTTGTCGCACCGTTGATTTTACCCCCCACTGTGGTTGGGTTTTTACTGCTGATATTCTTTGGGAAAAATGGTCCAGTGGGTAAACTACTAGAACCCTTCAATACGACAGTTATATTTACTTGGTATGGTGGGGCGATCGCTGCTATAGTAGTTTCATTCCCATTGATGTATAAAACTGCATTGGCAGCTTTTAGTCAAATTGATACCAATTTACTGCGAGTAGCCAGAACATTAGGTGCGAAAGAATTGACAATTTTTTGGCGGATTAGTTTACCCCTAGCATTTCCAGGGATTATTGCTGCCACCACCTTAGCATTTGCGCGGGCTTTAGGTGAATTTGGGGCAACTTTGATGTTAGCAGGAAATATTCCTGGACAAACGCAAACTATCCCAATGGCCATATATTTCGCAGTAGAAGCTGGGGCAATGAATGAAGCTTGGTTTTGGTCAATTACCATGATGATCATTTCCCTTTCAGGGATTATTCTAGCTAATTTTTGGCAAGAACTTGCATATAAATCAAGATTGACAAAACCATCTCAAAATCAAATAGAATTAGCAAACAAATCTTCTTTATTATTAGAAGATTCTTCCCCAAATGGCTTATTTTTAGATATTGACAAAAGACTGGCTAATTTTCATCTTCAAGTTACCTTAAATACTGATAATCAACCATTGGGATTATTGGGAGGTTCTGGGGCAGGAAAAAGTATGATTTTGCGTTGTATTGCTGGCATAGAAACACCAAATAAAGGAAAAATAGTTTTAAATAATCGGGTATTATTTGACTCCGAAAAGAAAATTGATCTGCCCATTCATCAACGCCGAATTGGTTTTTTATTCCAAAACTATGCCCTATTTCCACATATTACTGTAGCGGAAAATATCGCCTTTGGCATACCCAAATCTGTCAACGTTAAGGAAGAGGTAGAAAAGCAGTTAATAACCATGCAATTACAAGGATTTGGCGATCGCTATCCGCACCAACTTTCCGGGGGACAACAGCAACGGGTAGCATTAGCTAGGGCTTTAGCAAGCAAACCAGAAGCACTACTTTTAGATGAACCATTTTCCGCTTTAGATACCCATCTTCGCAGTCAATTAGAACAACAAGTTACAGAAATTCTGGATGATTATTCTGGAGTAACTTTATTTGTTACTCATAATATGGAAGAAGCCTATCGCCTATGTCCCAATCTATTAGTATTAGAACAGGGAAAAGAAGCACATCATGGTTCTAAATATGAGATTTTTCAACATCCTGCAAGTATAAATGTCGCCCAACTTACAGGTTGTAAAAACTTTTCCCGTGCTAGTATTTTATCTCCTCAACAAATAGAAGCAATTGATTGGGATTGTACTCTCCAAGTCAGAGAAAAAATGCCTTCAGGATTATCTCATGTTGGTATTCGCGCTCATCATTTAATTTTCACTAAAGATCCGCAAAAAGTAAACACCTTTCCCTGTTATTTAGTGCGTACCAGTGAAACACCTCACCGCATGACAGTATTTCTCAAACTACATTCTTTTGGTAATCATCCCCATGATTATCACTTACAAGGAGAAATATATAAAGAAAAATGGGAAAATATTCAAAATCAACCTTTTCCCTGGTATGTGCAATTAGAACCTTCGCAATTACTCTTAATGGATTGA
- a CDS encoding N-acetylmannosamine-6-phosphate 2-epimerase, whose product MTNLPKGLIVSCQAPISSPLHDPYVISAMAQAAVNNGAVAVRIDTPSHIQAVREKVQVPIIGLWKQVITGSDVYITPQFHHAVAVSEAGADIIAIDATTRYRPGDEKLADIITLIHQQLNKPVMADVDTYEAAQLAVNAGADIVGTTLFGYTTATQNFSPPGWELLTQIVENLDTFVICEGGVSSPEMARKALDLGANAVVVGGAITGIDLLVKAYIAVLG is encoded by the coding sequence ATGACTAATTTACCAAAAGGATTAATTGTTTCCTGTCAAGCGCCTATAAGTTCTCCATTACATGATCCTTATGTAATTTCTGCAATGGCACAAGCAGCAGTGAATAATGGGGCTGTAGCTGTAAGAATTGACACGCCCAGTCACATTCAAGCCGTGCGGGAAAAAGTCCAAGTTCCGATTATTGGACTTTGGAAACAAGTAATAACTGGTTCTGATGTTTATATTACACCACAATTTCATCATGCTGTGGCTGTATCTGAAGCAGGTGCAGATATTATTGCCATAGATGCTACTACTAGATATCGCCCCGGTGATGAAAAGTTGGCAGATATTATTACTCTAATTCATCAGCAGTTAAATAAGCCAGTTATGGCAGATGTAGATACTTACGAGGCTGCACAATTAGCTGTTAATGCCGGTGCGGATATTGTGGGAACTACTCTTTTTGGCTACACAACAGCAACTCAAAACTTTTCTCCTCCTGGTTGGGAATTACTCACCCAAATCGTAGAAAATCTGGATACTTTTGTGATTTGTGAAGGTGGTGTTTCTTCCCCAGAAATGGCTAGAAAAGCTTTGGATTTAGGCGCTAATGCTGTTGTTGTTGGTGGGGCGATTACTGGAATTGATTTGTTAGTTAAAGCTTATATAGCGGTTCTTGGCTGA
- a CDS encoding M56 family metallopeptidase — MHLLMIITAVTIAWWLRFFGRIPQGNWYLRWQKTLFLFLFPPLLIFMTVTSVVCMGTQGKMGGMYTDSFSYLLSLIFLGFFNILGIKLAFQGWKAIQSARECPQITLDGKSARLLQTGALFAGQMGFWQPELVVSQGLLQTLSPAHLESVLAHEQGHYQYRDTFWFFWLGWMRSCTAWLPNTEPLWQELLVLRELRADSYAASQVDPLILAESLLLVVSNNSTISDICCAALGSGDRLEQRIEALLTPPEPISAAQLPSWRIFLLAFLPLITVVFHT, encoded by the coding sequence ATGCATCTACTGATGATTATCACCGCTGTTACCATTGCTTGGTGGTTGCGATTCTTTGGTAGAATCCCCCAGGGAAATTGGTATTTACGCTGGCAAAAAACCCTATTTTTATTCCTTTTTCCCCCCTTACTCATCTTCATGACAGTTACCTCCGTCGTCTGTATGGGGACACAGGGAAAAATGGGCGGAATGTACACCGACTCCTTCAGCTATCTCCTGTCCTTAATTTTTCTGGGATTTTTTAATATCTTAGGTATCAAACTAGCTTTTCAGGGCTGGAAAGCCATTCAATCCGCCCGTGAATGCCCCCAAATTACCTTAGATGGTAAATCTGCCCGACTTCTACAAACAGGAGCTTTATTTGCCGGACAAATGGGTTTTTGGCAACCTGAATTAGTCGTTAGTCAAGGACTACTACAAACCCTCTCTCCAGCCCATCTAGAAAGTGTTTTAGCCCACGAACAAGGGCATTATCAGTATAGGGATACGTTTTGGTTCTTTTGGCTGGGCTGGATGCGTTCTTGTACCGCTTGGTTGCCAAATACAGAGCCTTTATGGCAAGAATTGTTAGTTTTACGAGAATTACGAGCTGATAGTTACGCTGCATCCCAAGTAGATCCTTTAATATTAGCAGAATCCTTGTTATTGGTCGTTAGCAACAACTCTACAATCTCAGATATTTGTTGTGCAGCTTTGGGTTCAGGCGATCGCTTGGAACAAAGAATTGAAGCCTTATTAACACCACCTGAACCAATATCAGCAGCACAATTACCCTCCTGGCGGATTTTTCTCCTCGCCTTTCTCCCTCTCATTACAGTCGTATTTCACACTTGA
- a CDS encoding MotA/TolQ/ExbB proton channel family protein: MDILDLFKKGGPAMWPLLVLSVLSLSVIFERLWFWLRILAQEKEIVNRVIDAAGEDWGIAEAMAEQAIKQPVGRFLYAPLSLQKNDPETFRLALESTAADEIAGMRRGEKLLEAVIALSPLLGLLGTVLGLIRSLGAIRIGDLGTESTAGVTTGIGESLISTAAGLIVAIASLVFYRLFQSFVVNQVKIFNKAGNELELLYRQYPPEPKIINTGRLSKRTSTNFDSSSQLESKTFIQDPENRPNEPIDNYDLNLVNSANLPDNKVDDANLNFGEKPEDES, translated from the coding sequence GTGGATATTTTAGATTTGTTTAAGAAGGGCGGGCCTGCTATGTGGCCTTTGCTAGTTTTGTCAGTCCTATCACTAAGTGTGATTTTTGAACGTCTATGGTTCTGGTTACGGATTCTTGCCCAGGAAAAAGAAATAGTCAATCGGGTTATAGATGCTGCTGGTGAGGATTGGGGAATCGCTGAAGCAATGGCTGAACAAGCTATAAAACAGCCCGTTGGCAGGTTTTTATACGCACCCTTAAGCTTGCAAAAAAACGATCCAGAAACCTTTAGATTAGCCCTAGAATCCACAGCAGCCGACGAAATAGCGGGAATGCGTCGGGGTGAAAAACTTTTAGAAGCTGTGATTGCCCTTTCACCACTGTTAGGATTATTGGGGACAGTTTTAGGTTTGATTCGTTCTTTAGGTGCAATTCGTATTGGTGATTTGGGAACTGAATCTACAGCCGGTGTCACCACAGGGATTGGGGAATCGTTAATTAGTACAGCAGCCGGATTAATAGTAGCGATCGCCAGTTTAGTATTTTACCGCCTATTTCAAAGTTTTGTTGTTAACCAAGTTAAAATTTTCAACAAAGCCGGCAATGAATTAGAACTGCTTTACCGTCAATATCCTCCCGAACCTAAAATAATTAACACGGGCAGATTATCAAAACGCACCTCTACAAATTTCGATTCATCTTCTCAGCTAGAATCAAAAACATTTATTCAAGACCCAGAAAATAGACCAAATGAGCCAATTGATAATTACGATTTAAACCTTGTCAATTCAGCAAATTTGCCCGATAACAAGGTTGATGATGCCAATTTGAACTTTGGAGAAAAACCAGAAGATGAAAGTTAA
- a CDS encoding YkvA family protein, whose translation MNFSIQSLYTWYRNTLRNPKYRWWIIIGTVAYLISPLDISPDFIPIIGQIDDVLLLSLFVSEVSSLVLDGWKAKKGTVENSTTNPANHAAAAGETVDVDSIPVK comes from the coding sequence ATGAACTTCTCAATTCAATCCCTGTATACATGGTATCGGAACACACTACGCAATCCTAAATACCGTTGGTGGATAATTATCGGCACAGTAGCCTATTTAATTAGCCCTTTAGATATTTCTCCAGATTTTATTCCCATTATTGGTCAAATTGACGATGTTTTACTGTTGAGTTTATTCGTTTCCGAAGTTTCTTCCTTAGTTCTTGACGGTTGGAAGGCAAAAAAAGGGACTGTAGAAAATAGTACCACCAATCCGGCTAATCATGCCGCTGCCGCTGGCGAAACTGTGGATGTTGATTCTATCCCTGTTAAGTAG
- the modA gene encoding molybdate ABC transporter substrate-binding protein, which yields MKSRKLLVFITTALVTLLLTIGLPSLISSPVSAQSNTNLIISAAASLKEVLEEIKPLYQQSKTNVKINYNFGSSGALQQQIEQGAPADIFISAAKKQVDTLEQKGLLVAGTRNIIAKNKLVLVVPKNAVGITSFYNLKDAKVKKIAIGEPRTVPAGQYGQQVLEKLKIWSEIKSKLVFANNVRQVLASVETGNVDAGLVYITDAKISDKVKVVVTADEKYHSPIIYPLAVVKRSKNVDTAKEFSQFLSSNQAKAVFKKYGFILP from the coding sequence ATGAAAAGCAGAAAATTATTAGTCTTTATTACTACAGCCTTAGTCACTTTGCTACTGACAATTGGCTTACCCAGCCTAATTTCATCCCCGGTTTCCGCACAATCCAATACCAACTTAATCATATCCGCTGCTGCTAGTTTAAAAGAGGTACTAGAAGAAATTAAACCCCTTTACCAACAAAGTAAAACAAACGTCAAAATAAATTATAACTTTGGTAGTTCCGGTGCATTACAGCAACAAATAGAACAAGGTGCGCCGGCGGATATTTTTATATCTGCGGCAAAAAAACAAGTAGATACTTTAGAACAAAAAGGACTTTTGGTGGCAGGAACTCGGAATATCATTGCTAAAAATAAATTAGTTTTGGTAGTCCCTAAAAATGCCGTTGGTATCACTAGTTTCTACAATCTTAAAGATGCCAAAGTCAAAAAAATTGCTATTGGTGAACCCAGAACTGTACCCGCAGGACAATATGGACAACAAGTATTAGAAAAGTTAAAAATTTGGTCAGAAATTAAATCAAAATTGGTTTTTGCAAATAACGTGCGTCAGGTTTTAGCATCTGTAGAAACTGGTAATGTTGATGCAGGGTTAGTTTATATAACTGATGCCAAAATCTCTGATAAAGTCAAAGTTGTAGTTACAGCCGATGAAAAATACCACTCTCCCATTATTTATCCCTTAGCAGTTGTTAAACGTAGCAAAAATGTTGATACTGCTAAAGAATTTTCCCAATTTTTATCTAGCAATCAAGCTAAAGCTGTATTCAAAAAATATGGGTTTATTCTGCCTTAG
- a CDS encoding ExbD/TolR family protein, translating to MKVKLETPGEDLQIQIIPLIDVVFCILTFFLLAALQFTRQQAINVDLPKASTGENSAANSQIKSKILPVTIDAIGLTYIEKEPVKQEELESRLKQYIQTNPDGILVLNASRTATYNDVIQTLDLLRKVGGNRVSLGIIPGSSQPLTNLPNFPTPPIPNNPTNPEINSPENLRSLPPINPNPFPTPGNGINPGTLPQAPVTPGTNNSSPQN from the coding sequence ATGAAAGTTAAGCTAGAGACCCCCGGTGAAGACCTTCAGATTCAAATTATCCCCCTAATTGATGTTGTTTTTTGTATTCTGACATTCTTTCTATTGGCAGCTTTACAATTTACCCGTCAACAAGCAATTAATGTTGACTTACCCAAAGCTAGTACAGGCGAAAATTCTGCTGCTAATTCCCAGATTAAAAGTAAAATATTACCTGTAACAATTGATGCTATTGGATTAACTTACATCGAAAAAGAACCTGTGAAACAGGAGGAATTAGAATCACGTTTAAAACAATACATCCAAACAAATCCAGACGGGATTTTAGTATTGAATGCGTCACGGACAGCTACTTATAACGACGTAATTCAAACCTTAGACTTGCTGAGAAAAGTAGGAGGGAATCGTGTATCTTTGGGAATTATCCCCGGTTCATCTCAACCATTGACAAATTTACCCAATTTCCCTACTCCTCCCATACCGAATAATCCCACCAACCCAGAAATTAACTCACCGGAAAATTTGAGGTCTTTACCACCGATTAACCCAAATCCCTTTCCCACACCTGGGAACGGAATTAATCCCGGTACATTACCTCAAGCGCCTGTAACACCAGGAACAAATAATTCTTCTCCTCAAAATTAA
- a CDS encoding BlaI/MecI/CopY family transcriptional regulator, with protein sequence MAPLPDYRPKQMSLGPLEAEILNIVWELSSVTVKDVHDRILADPNRELAYTSVTTVLRRLTEKGWLACNKQGKAFYWQPLLTKQQAEVIKAHDQLQRFLAVVNPDVIAAFADSLDQAASDQIEAIAKRIQAAREARGEK encoded by the coding sequence ATGGCTCCTTTACCCGATTATCGTCCCAAACAAATGTCTCTTGGTCCATTGGAAGCAGAAATTCTCAATATCGTCTGGGAACTGAGTTCTGTTACTGTCAAAGATGTACACGATCGCATTTTAGCTGATCCTAACCGCGAATTGGCTTATACTTCCGTAACTACAGTTCTCCGTCGGTTGACGGAAAAAGGCTGGTTAGCTTGCAATAAACAAGGAAAAGCCTTTTATTGGCAGCCTTTACTGACTAAACAACAAGCAGAGGTAATTAAGGCACATGATCAATTACAGCGATTTTTAGCAGTGGTAAATCCTGATGTGATTGCGGCATTTGCTGATAGTTTAGATCAAGCTGCTAGTGACCAAATCGAAGCGATCGCTAAACGCATCCAAGCAGCACGGGAAGCCAGAGGAGAAAAGTAA